One window of the Streptomyces sp. TS71-3 genome contains the following:
- a CDS encoding ABC transporter permease, with translation MSAVLQPGQAPGLRPPGEPEAAAGASGARIALRRFARNKLAVVGLAVVVFFVLFCFLGPVLYPTDQTHTTLTQVNLAPSGAHLLGTDAVGHDELGRLMFGGKVSLVVGLAAGILATVIGTLWGSAAGYAGGWVDAVMMRIVDAGIAIPALFILLVVSAISTPGIPGLILILGFVSWLVPSRLIRAETLTLKNRDYILTLRAIGGTHSRAILRHILPNSISTIVVAATFQVADAILLVAYVSYLGLGVQPPSTDWGGMLSSGLTAAYSGRWWLIVPPGLAIILVVCAFNAIGDGLRDAFDVRGRG, from the coding sequence GTCCTCCAACCGGGCCAGGCCCCCGGCCTGAGGCCGCCCGGCGAGCCCGAGGCGGCGGCCGGCGCGTCGGGCGCCCGGATCGCCCTGCGCCGCTTCGCCCGCAACAAGCTCGCGGTCGTCGGGCTCGCGGTGGTCGTGTTCTTCGTGCTGTTCTGCTTCCTCGGCCCGGTCCTGTACCCGACCGACCAGACCCACACCACCCTGACGCAGGTGAACCTGGCGCCCAGCGGCGCCCACCTGCTCGGCACCGACGCGGTCGGCCACGACGAGCTCGGCCGGCTGATGTTCGGCGGCAAGGTGTCCCTCGTGGTGGGCCTCGCGGCCGGCATCCTCGCGACCGTCATCGGCACCCTCTGGGGCTCGGCGGCCGGCTACGCGGGCGGCTGGGTCGACGCGGTCATGATGCGCATCGTCGACGCCGGCATCGCGATCCCCGCGCTGTTCATCCTGCTCGTGGTCTCCGCGATCTCCACGCCCGGCATCCCGGGGCTGATCCTCATCCTCGGGTTCGTGTCCTGGCTGGTGCCGTCCCGGCTCATCCGGGCCGAGACGCTCACGCTCAAGAACCGGGACTACATCCTGACCCTGCGCGCCATCGGCGGCACCCACAGCCGGGCCATCCTGCGGCACATCCTGCCCAACTCGATCTCCACCATCGTCGTCGCCGCCACCTTCCAGGTCGCCGACGCGATCCTGCTCGTCGCCTACGTCTCCTACCTGGGACTCGGCGTCCAGCCGCCGTCCACCGACTGGGGCGGCATGCTCTCCTCCGGCCTCACGGCCGCCTACTCGGGCCGCTGGTGGCTGATCGTGCCGCCCGGCCTTGCCATCATCCTCGTGGTGTGCGCGTTCAACGCCATCGGCGACGGGCTGCGGGACGCCTTCGACGTGAGGGGGCGCGGATGA